In Citrus sinensis cultivar Valencia sweet orange chromosome 2, DVS_A1.0, whole genome shotgun sequence, a single genomic region encodes these proteins:
- the LOC102612820 gene encoding 15.4 kDa class V heat shock protein: MEFPTYELSPWNYILTAPAIFSYPIIPENYVHWTQTPESHIFSADLPGVRKEEIKVEVEDSKYLIIRTEAVDESTIPGRSFMRKFRLPGMINIDEISAGYEDGVLTVMAPRSITRRGLLIDPAAVPERLEVLARAA; the protein is encoded by the exons ATGGAGTTCCCAACTTATGAGCTCTCTCCCTGGAACTATATCCTCACTGCACCGGCCATTTTTTCTTATCCAATCATTCCTGAAAACTATGTTCACTGGACTCAAACCCCAGAGTCTCACATTTTCTCTGCTGACCTTCCTG GTGTGAGGAAAGAAGAGATTAAAGTAGAAGTTGAGGACTCAAAGTACCTCATAATTCGAACAGAGGCCGTCGATGAGTCGACAATACCTGGCAGGAGTTTCATGAGGAAATTTCGGCTTCCGGGTATGATTAATATTGATGAAATATCTGCTGGTTATGAAGATGGTGTACTGACAGTCATGGCGCCAAGATCAATTACCAGAAGAGGCCTCTTAATTGACCCAGCTGCTGTGCCTGAAAGGCTTGAAGTTCTTGCAAGAGCTGCTTAA
- the LOC102613416 gene encoding polyadenylate-binding protein RBP45 isoform X1: MMQPAPGAVPPPPPPMAAHQYQYQQQAPPQQQPPPQPSPYMMMMPPQPQAQPPAMWATQAAAPQAAGVAVPPQQQGQPGEIRTLWIGDLQYWMDETYLNTCFAHTGEVVAVKVIRNKQTGQIEGYGFIEFISRAGAERVLQTFNGTPMPNGEQNFRLNWASFGAGEKRDDTPDHTIFVGDLAADVTDYMLQETFRARYPSTKGAKVVIDRLTGRTKGYGFVRFGDESEQLRAMTEMNGVFCSTRPMRIGPATNKKTVSGQQQYPKASYQNSQVAQSDDDPNNTTVFVGNLDSIVTDEHLRELFSQYGQLVHVKIPAGKRCGFVQFADRSCAEEALRMLNGTQLGGQNIRLSWGRSPSNKQAQPDPNQWNAGYYGYAQGYENYGYAAAAPQDPSMYYGGYPGYGNYQQPQQPQQ, encoded by the exons ATGATGCAGCCAGCGCCCGGAGCGGTCCCACCCCCGCCACCACCGATGGCCGCTCACCAGTACCAATACCAACAACAGGCGCCGCCTCAGCAGCAGCCGCCACCGCAACCCTCGCCGTACATGATGATGATGCCGCCTCAGCCCCAGGCCCAGCCTCCTGCCATGTGGGCCACGCAGGCTGCTGCTCCTCAGGCGGCGGGAGTTGCGGTACCACCTCAGCAGCAGGGTCAGCCCGGTGAGATCCGGACCCTGTGGATCGGGGACTTGCAGTATTGGATGGATGAGACCTATCTCAACACTTGTTTTGCACACACCGGCGAG GTTGTCGCTGTAAAAGTAATTCGTAATAAGCAAACTGGTCAAATAGAAGGTTATGGATTTATTGAGTTTATTTCGCGTGCTGGTGCTGAAAGAGTTTTGCAGACATTTAACGGTACCCCTATGCCAAACGGTGAGCAGAACTTCAGGCTAAACTGGGCATCTTTTGGTGCTGGCGAGAAGCGCGATGACACCCCTGACCACACAATATTTGTTGGAGATTTGGCTGCTGACGTTACTGATTACATGCTTCAAGAGACCTTCAGGGCCCGCTATCCCTCTACTAAAGGTGCAAAGGTTGTCATTGATAGGCTTACTGGACGCACAAAGGGTTATGGATTTGTGAGATTTGGTGATGAAAGTGAACAGCTACGTGCCATGACTGAGATGAATGGTGTCTTTTGTTCTACGAGACCAATGCGGATTGGTCCAGCTACTAATAAGAAAACTGTTTCAGGTCAGCAGCAGTACCCTAAAG CTTCATATCAGAATTCTCAAGTGGCACAGAGTGATGACGATCCAAATAATACAACG GTGTTTGTTGGTAATCTGGACTCTATTGTTACGGATGAACATTTGAGAGAACTGTTCAGCCAATATGGGCAACTAGTACATGTGAAAATACCAGCAGGCAAGCGATGTGGATTTGTTCAATTTGCTGACAG AAGTTGTGCAGAGGAAGCATTGAGAATGTTAAATGGAACTCAGTTGGGAGGACAAAATATCCGGCTATCATGGGGACGTAGTCCTTCAAACAAACAG GCTCAGCCAGACCCAAACCAGTGGAATGCTGGATACTATGGATATGCCCAAGGTTATGAGAATTATGGTTATGCGGCTGCTGCTCCGCAAGACCCTAGCATGTACTACGGAGGATATCCAGGATATGGAAATTATCAGCAGCCCCAGCAACCACAGCAGTAG
- the LOC102613416 gene encoding polyadenylate-binding protein RBP45 isoform X2, translating to MMQPAPGAVPPPPPPMAAHQYQYQQQAPPQQQPPPQPSPYMMMMPPQPQAQPPAMWATQAAAPQAAGVAVPPQQQGQPGEIRTLWIGDLQYWMDETYLNTCFAHTGEVVAVKVIRNKQTGQIEGYGFIEFISRAGAERVLQTFNGTPMPNGEQNFRLNWASFGAGEKRDDTPDHTIFVGDLAADVTDYMLQETFRARYPSTKGAKVVIDRLTGRTKGYGFVRFGDESEQLRAMTEMNGVFCSTRPMRIGPATNKKTVSASYQNSQVAQSDDDPNNTTVFVGNLDSIVTDEHLRELFSQYGQLVHVKIPAGKRCGFVQFADRSCAEEALRMLNGTQLGGQNIRLSWGRSPSNKQAQPDPNQWNAGYYGYAQGYENYGYAAAAPQDPSMYYGGYPGYGNYQQPQQPQQ from the exons ATGATGCAGCCAGCGCCCGGAGCGGTCCCACCCCCGCCACCACCGATGGCCGCTCACCAGTACCAATACCAACAACAGGCGCCGCCTCAGCAGCAGCCGCCACCGCAACCCTCGCCGTACATGATGATGATGCCGCCTCAGCCCCAGGCCCAGCCTCCTGCCATGTGGGCCACGCAGGCTGCTGCTCCTCAGGCGGCGGGAGTTGCGGTACCACCTCAGCAGCAGGGTCAGCCCGGTGAGATCCGGACCCTGTGGATCGGGGACTTGCAGTATTGGATGGATGAGACCTATCTCAACACTTGTTTTGCACACACCGGCGAG GTTGTCGCTGTAAAAGTAATTCGTAATAAGCAAACTGGTCAAATAGAAGGTTATGGATTTATTGAGTTTATTTCGCGTGCTGGTGCTGAAAGAGTTTTGCAGACATTTAACGGTACCCCTATGCCAAACGGTGAGCAGAACTTCAGGCTAAACTGGGCATCTTTTGGTGCTGGCGAGAAGCGCGATGACACCCCTGACCACACAATATTTGTTGGAGATTTGGCTGCTGACGTTACTGATTACATGCTTCAAGAGACCTTCAGGGCCCGCTATCCCTCTACTAAAGGTGCAAAGGTTGTCATTGATAGGCTTACTGGACGCACAAAGGGTTATGGATTTGTGAGATTTGGTGATGAAAGTGAACAGCTACGTGCCATGACTGAGATGAATGGTGTCTTTTGTTCTACGAGACCAATGCGGATTGGTCCAGCTACTAATAAGAAAACTGTTTCAG CTTCATATCAGAATTCTCAAGTGGCACAGAGTGATGACGATCCAAATAATACAACG GTGTTTGTTGGTAATCTGGACTCTATTGTTACGGATGAACATTTGAGAGAACTGTTCAGCCAATATGGGCAACTAGTACATGTGAAAATACCAGCAGGCAAGCGATGTGGATTTGTTCAATTTGCTGACAG AAGTTGTGCAGAGGAAGCATTGAGAATGTTAAATGGAACTCAGTTGGGAGGACAAAATATCCGGCTATCATGGGGACGTAGTCCTTCAAACAAACAG GCTCAGCCAGACCCAAACCAGTGGAATGCTGGATACTATGGATATGCCCAAGGTTATGAGAATTATGGTTATGCGGCTGCTGCTCCGCAAGACCCTAGCATGTACTACGGAGGATATCCAGGATATGGAAATTATCAGCAGCCCCAGCAACCACAGCAGTAG
- the LOC102613117 gene encoding uncharacterized protein LOC102613117, translating into MDLHLKNLFGRFQDQFGSGPGLGPGSGTCLMKVEGIAPNCIKSIYRAAAALYRTEPWKRLHPGHLFGIRVGKDSDWSNKKQPFPCAQFVGGDGGDIGIYMFRNENDGKRMTGSRETIRIPNVELLRVTFETESLMFPSNKKMIRSLSLEASGTDRFPVIDVTRCTTSGELWFRNPTLEELRFVYAFMRAISLVHPLLQVDTDGGPKWSRLLHFEPFIETVDVQWPPEMAKGNDLVAVTVSHPPGQVYDERASSTSHSTPTKYAEPTKEETFADVRMNSNGGLRQCATCEKEVHGDQSVCCGRCRAVIYCSSTCQKQQWKDTHKSECGLYKAMMEREEELAMKIFMFPCSADQPCKWLEALGVHQKGMWRRKCSCYSHCPFGLLPVKGGLWDLWGGLDDEEYPQDAPYHNHIRDGISSPILLSGWSEYYNLRSLPLSSPVADILSHPLTVYYILTALSISSKNRLLKGKEVILHYLGPEGELDWMPAFAEIGHLLNGSGNIQIVMVGPEVPTNLSGTTSGISSRVRVNLLRGVYQEEATYLPSPHVIIALNCVLDRNGSWSGALDVIKTMGFPAFFTDQSEISCANAKQVLRSAGLHITHPVTPNPFRSPVRNHSPSSNLPSYSNGFVFGVNT; encoded by the coding sequence ATGGATTTGCATTTGAAGAACTTGTTTGGTAGATTCCAGGATCAATTTGGGTCTGGTCCTGGCCTTGGTCCTGGATCTGGAACTTGCCTTATGAAAGTTGAAGGCATTGCTCCTAACTGTATCAAGTCAATATATAGGGCTGCTGCAGCTCTATATAGAACAGAACCATGGAAGAGATTGCACCCAGGACATCTATTTGGTATCCGAGTTGGGAAGGATTCAGACTGGTCCAATAAGAAACAACCTTTTCCATGTGCCCAATTTGTTGGAGGTGATGGTGGAGATATTGGGATTTATATGtttagaaatgaaaatgacGGTAAGAGGATGACAGGTTCAAGAGAGACAATTCGGATTCCCAATGTTGAACTCTTGAGGGTCACTTTTGAGACTGAGTCGCTGATGTTTCCGTCgaacaagaaaatgattagGTCTTTGTCACTAGAAGCATCAGGGACAGACAGATTTCCTGTTATTGATGTTACCCGTTGTACGACCTCGGGTGAGCTTTGGTTTAGAAATCCAACGCTTGAGGAGCTTAGGTTTGTTTATGCATTCATGAGGGCTATTTCTTTGGTGCACCCTTTGCTTCAGGTGGATACAGATGGTGGTCCTAAATGGTCGAGGTTGTTGCATTTTGAACCATTTATTGAAACTGTAGATGTTCAATGGCCTCCAGAAATGGCCAAGGGTAATGACCTTGTTGCAGTGACTGTCTCACATCCCCCTGGTCAGGTGTATGATGAAAGGGCCAGCTCAACTTCTCACTCCACACCCACCAAGTATGCAGAACCAACTAAGGAAGAGACGTTTGCTGATGTAAGAATGAACTCAAATGGCGGCTTGAGACAGTGTGCCACGTGTGAGAAGGAAGTCCACGGAGATCAATCTGTATGTTGTGGGCGTTGTCGAGCAGTAATCTACTGCAGTTCTACCTGTCAGAAGCAGCAATGGAAAGACACACATAAAAGCGAGTGTGGTCTTTACAAGGCTATGAtggaaagagaagaagagcTGGCAATGAAAATCTTCATGTTCCCTTGTTCTGCAGACCAGCCTTGTAAATGGCTTGAAGCTTTGGGTGTGCATCAGAAGGGCATGTGGAGGAGGAAATGTAGTTGTTATTCTCACTGTCCTTTTGGCCTCCTTCCTGTTAAAGGTGGGCTGTGGGATTTATGGGGTGGGCTGGATGATGAAGAGTATCCTCAGGATGCTCCTTATCACAATCATATAAGGGACGGGATTTCTAGTCCAATCCTTCTTTCTGGTTGGTCAGAGTACTACAATCTTCGGTCACTGCCACTGTCAAGCCCCGTTGCCGACATTCTTTCCCACCCTTTGACAGTCTATTATATACTAACAGCTCTCAGCATCAGTTCAAAGAACCGTTTGCTCAAAGGAAAAGAGGTTATTCTTCACTACCTAGGGCCCGAAGGGGAACTGGACTGGATGCCAGCATTTGCAGAGATTGGTCATTTGCTCAATGGGTCAGGTAACATACAAATAGTGATGGTGGGTCCTGAAGTTCCAACAAACTTGTCGGGAACAACTTCGGGAATAAGTAGCCGGGTAAGGGTGAACCTTTTGAGGGGTGTTTATCAGGAAGAAGCCACTTATCTTCCTTCTCCTCATGTTATTATTGCATTAAACTGTGTATTGGATAGGAATGGAAGTTGGAGTGGAGCTCTTGATGTAATCAAAACTATGGGTTTTCCTGCATTCTTTACAGATCAGTCTGAAATTTCATGTGCAAATGCTAAACAGGTTCTTCGTAGTGCTGGCTTACATATCACCCATCCTGTAACTCCAAATCCCTTCCGTTCGCCTGTGAGGAATCACAGCCCTTCCAGCAATCTTCCTTCTTATAGCAATGGTTTTGTGTTTGGGGTGAATACATAG